Proteins co-encoded in one Nicotiana sylvestris chromosome 7, ASM39365v2, whole genome shotgun sequence genomic window:
- the LOC138873533 gene encoding uncharacterized protein, producing the protein MTGEESDIVDPLKEVEVTDVNAMKEEMHKLKQQMAEMHRAWSQGHPAPLYPANPSYIPPLVQVQEPPTANSSPAFPYYTQGYGTTSYAPQPPPPKQNPPPPIAPVFVAPPPATLQRSSSYPLFQTHDDQYYPPEPTFKDPEPYTYTPHFKIPEEVEKPAKNAEEEEVIRKVKSLEQSFRNMHGLGSQAPEVPNINQNPLLTHHEANMIELLYKGAEPKKPLQTVMMICSTEAKEREKAVRAKPTTQPKGVDDKPVVVIGKGSSVAANKPEPAKLVEPGASSAPVVVVKGTYIEPIVIKPVVQLPVVDSKAVPWKYEKVVVTYKVKEIEEESCEAQGLTRSGRCFSPEELRKAKATKDNPVLVKKAVTEEEAEEFLKKMKVQDYSIVEQLRKTPAQISLLSLLIHSDEHRRYLMNILNKAYVPEKISVNHMEKIASKIFEVNRVTFSDDELPVEGKGLGADLQGIVQPVYLPKNLDTFGLGFKPTAADVRRARKMKKRGWVLPKPIPCLSRSFVRPSIGKQLLAKVFGPLIGADGNLEKGLERVFAEVNMVEGSEKVLPKASQVQSQA; encoded by the exons ATGACTGGAGAGGAATCTGATATTGTGGACCCGTTGAAAGAGGTTGAGGTGACAGATGTGAACGCTATGAAAGAGGAGATGCAtaaattgaaacaacaaatggctgaaatgcatcgggcctGGTCTCAGGGGCATCCGGCGCCATTATATCCCGCCAATCCATCGTATATCCCGCCTTTGGTTCAGGTTCAGGAGCCTCCCACTGCCAATTCATCTCCAGCCTTCCCTTACTACACACAGGGATATGGCACTACTTCCTATGCTCCCCAACCTCCACcgcccaaacaaaaccctcctccaccaattgcccctgtctttgtggcacctccacctgccacACTACAAAGATCATCCAGCTATCCTTTATTTCAAACCCACGATGACcaatattatccccctgaacccacttttaaagatcctgagccatatacctatacaCCCCATTTTAAGATCCCGgaagaagttgagaaaccggctAAGAATGCAGAAGAGGAAGAAGTGATTCgcaaagtcaaaagcctggagcagtccttcaggaatatgcacgGTTTAGGCAGCCAG gctccggAGGTGCCAAACATTAATCAAAACCCGTTGCTGACAcatcatgaggccaacatgattgaactgCTATATAAGGGAGCAGAGCCTAAAAAGCCCTTGCAGACGGTCATGATGATCTGTTCTACTGAAGCCAAGGAGAGAGAAAAGGCAGTTAGGGCAAAGCCAACAACTCAGCCAAAaggggtagatgacaagccagtggTGGTAATAGGGAAAGGGTCATCCGTCGCCGCAAATAAGCCAGAGCCAGCCAAGTTAGTGGAACCAGGGGCATCATCTGCGCCcgtagttgttgtgaaagggACCTACATAGAACCAAttgtcataaagccggtagtccaattacccgtggttgatagcaaagccgtgccgtggaaatatgaaaaggtagtggtgacatacaaagtaaaggaaattgaggaagagagttgtgaagcgcAGGGATTAACGCGGTCAGGACGTTGTTTttctcccgaagagttgagaaaggccaaGGCTACTAAAGACAATCCAGTACTAGTCAAGAAGGCTGTGACGGaggaagaagcggaagagtttttgaaaaagatgaaagtacaggattattctattgttgaacaactgagaaaaacgcCGGCgcagatctcgttgttgtcattactgatccattcggacgagcatcGTCGATATTTGATGAATATATTGAATAAAGCTTATGTGCCCgaaaaaatctcagtaaaccacatGGAGAAAATTGCCAgcaaaatctttgaggtaaacagagtgacattttctgatgatgaattgcccgtggagg gtaaagggttgggtgctgatttgcaaggtattgttcagccagtttatttgcccaagaatctggatacctttgggttgggttTCAAGCCTACGGCGGCGGATGTAAGACGAGcccgcaagatgaagaaaagaggatgggttcttcccaaaccaattccatgtctgtccaggtccttcgtcaggccaagtATCGGAAAGCAATTATTGGCAAAGGTGTTTGGTCCATTGATTGGGGCGGATGGGAACTTGGAGAAAGGGCTTGAGAGGGTATttgctgaggtgaacatggttgag